A genomic segment from Aegilops tauschii subsp. strangulata cultivar AL8/78 chromosome 1, Aet v6.0, whole genome shotgun sequence encodes:
- the LOC109741756 gene encoding protein FAR1-RELATED SEQUENCE 5-like — MSEFYGSELNVLYGPKAITNLCAGFSKDSTKEGDIIETIEHFKDLQKDDPDFFYKIKYDLEGRAENIFGVDGLARKAFTEAYHDCVSFDTTYMTNMYNMPFAPFIGVNRHGQSFMLGYAFVRQELETSFDWVFGASLEAMNGRAPDNIITDQDVAMKESIKNIFPTSVHRCCRWHIMKKAQEKVGWLLGRNPGLTEDFNLCVDFSFTPDEFEKNWAALMMKYESTQRSEGFNVVLKRYVNPHNSIMNFVKQYKKIQTHILVKEGCNDYRTEHLDLDMWSQFPIEKQAYKTYTRDVYYKFRDEFSMIGRYNAFQIGVETFELRPNTYWVVKYGSRNYLVVAKIPEGHYSCECCKMERDGILCCHILKVFTHIGLDVTPKLYMLQRWTPIVVPSVPSATSQQPDVMPPASLKEIRHANMTVDFQKLAKFACGSDAAKGIVDKHMRAARTEIVQLNKSRRKKIGLQERQVRSLVITTRILPCRLHLQGLLQQLPLLVMLHHLLPWAVLNHLLPWAMVVVVHHVLPWVVLLMLQCLLPWVVLNRLLPWVMVGHV, encoded by the exons ATGTCAGAGTTTTACGGCTCGGAGCTAAATGTACTGTATGGACCTAAAGCAATAACAAACCTATGTGCTGGCTTCTCCAAGGACTCAACGAAAGAGGGGGACATTATTGAGACAATTGAACATTTTAAAGACTTGCAAAAAGATGATCCAGATTTTTTCTATAAGATAAAATATGATCTTGAAGGGAGGGCAGAAAACATTTTTGGGGTGGATGGCTTGGCACGGAAAGCTTTTACGGAGGCATATCATGATTGTGTCTCCTTTGACACAACCTACATGACCAATATGTACAACATGCCTTTTGCTCCGTTCATTGGGGTCAACCGTCATGGGCAATCTTTCATGTTGGGCTACGCGTTTGTGAGACAGGAACTGGAGACCAGCTTTGATTGGGTTTTTGGAGCTTCCCTAGAGGCTATGAATGGAAGGGCGCCGGATAACATCATTACTGATCAGGATGTGGCAATGAAAGAGTCCATAAAGAACATATTTCCCACAAGTGTGCACCGATGTTGTCGCTGGCACATCATGAAAAAAGCTCAAGAGAAAGTTGGATGGTTACTAGGCCGGAATCCAGGATTGACTGAAGATTTCAACCTTtgtgttgatttcagtttcacaCCAGATGAGTTTGAAAAAAACTGGGCTGCATTGATGATGAAATATGAG TCTACACAACGAAGTGAGGGGTTCAATGTAGTCTTGAAGCGGTATGTAAACCCTCACAATTCAATTATGAACtttgtgaagcagtacaagaaaatACAGACGCACATCCTCGTCAAGGAAGGTTGCAATGACTACAGGACAGAACATCTGGATCTTGACATGTGGTCACAATTCCCAATAGAGAAGCAAGCATACAAGACATACACTAGAGATGTTTACTACAAGTTCCGTGATGAGTTTTCGATGATTGGACGCTACAATGCATTCCAAATTGGTGTGGAAACGTTTGAGCTGAGACCAAATACATATTGGGTTGTGAAGTATGGTTCCAGAAACTACTTAGTGGTGGCAAAAATACCCGAGGGACACTATTCATGTGAGTGTTGCAAAATGGAGAGGGATGGCATCCTTTGTTGCCACATACTGAAAGTGTTCACGCATATTGGGCTTGATGTCACCCCAAAGCTGTACATGCTGCAGCGTTGGACGCCAATTGTTGTCCCAAGTGTACCAAGTGCCACTAGCCAGCAGCCTGATGTAATGCCTCCTGCCTCTCTAAAGGAAATTAGGCATGCAAACATGACTGTAGATTTCCAGAAACTAGCAAAGTTTGCTTGTGGTTCTGATGCAGCAAAAGGCATTGTTGATAAGCACATGCGTGCGGCGCGGACAGAGATTGTGCAGCTGAACAAGTCTAGAAGGAAAAAAATAGGGCTGCAAGAGAGGCAGGTCCGTTCACTGGTGATAACAACCAGGATCCTCCCATGCCGCCTACATCTACAGGGCCTACTCCAGCAACTACCCCTACTAGTCATGCTCCACCACCTACTCCCATGGGCCGTGCTAAACCACCTCCTCCCATGGGCCATGGTGGTCGTGGTCCACCATGTCCTCCCATGGGTCGTGCTGCTCATGCTCCAGTGCCTCCTCCCATGGGTCGTGCTGAACCGCCTCCTCCCATGGGTCATGGTGGGCCACGTGTGA